The following proteins are encoded in a genomic region of Clostridium kluyveri:
- a CDS encoding DUF2190 family protein encodes MAFTGQPTPSTIINISSGKISDGKSVRLTATEEVAQGNFYQIGGFFGLANQDAAVGEEVVLAIEQAEYETNQIKTDEEFAVGTLIYFDAASKVLTETAGTNKKVGIISAAKDSNNVIWFILGPQV; translated from the coding sequence ATGGCATTTACAGGACAACCTACACCAAGTACGATAATAAATATATCAAGTGGAAAAATTAGTGATGGTAAATCGGTCAGACTTACAGCCACTGAGGAAGTTGCACAGGGGAACTTTTATCAGATAGGAGGATTCTTCGGACTTGCCAACCAAGATGCAGCAGTGGGAGAAGAAGTGGTACTTGCGATTGAACAGGCAGAGTATGAAACAAACCAGATAAAGACTGATGAGGAGTTTGCAGTGGGTACATTAATTTACTTTGATGCTGCTAGTAAAGTTTTAACTGAAACTGCTGGTACCAATAAAAAAGTTGGGATTATATCGGCTGCCAAAGACAGCAATAATGTAATATGGTTCATATTAGGACCACAAGTATAA
- a CDS encoding phage tail sheath family protein: MAGTWSETNKQTIPGFYNRFKWMAENRLTQGTKGVVAMPVKSDWGPMGKVTSVSAEPELKKAFGNNSTLSAYKLGKLVLLGQPSELFLYRMGDGEEKVASITLKDTAGTPTDVIKLETLYSTTRNFNVSVKPDIADETLTDVTLYEGTGQLYTFKVSGTIQEMVESINNNEENLWLKATKIADGNDTLASIVNQPLEGGSNGTENITNENYVDAMAAFEQYKINVFTLDGIADTALQTTVQAWIDRNKAVGYDVIGCFGGLSSTSIDAANTQSKAFNNECVVNVGNGGIYEGITYTPGESACYVAGIIAAATMKESICNKETIFSDVSPKLTREQIEQCLNAGTLIFAGDGIATNAIVVDDVNTLKSYGEDQSESLGYIRAVRFMHTVNADTTITKRDYIGKIPNGDLGQKVVLSALKQYFETLQGDGVIGDFTVEVDADLQANAKDDEFYWKWAADYINVMKKIYGTGYIS, translated from the coding sequence ATGGCAGGGACATGGAGTGAAACAAATAAACAAACCATACCAGGTTTTTATAACAGGTTCAAATGGATGGCTGAAAACAGGCTGACACAAGGCACTAAGGGAGTTGTGGCTATGCCTGTAAAGTCTGATTGGGGTCCTATGGGAAAAGTTACTTCTGTAAGTGCAGAACCTGAATTAAAAAAGGCGTTTGGAAACAACAGTACTTTGAGTGCCTATAAACTTGGAAAATTAGTTCTTTTGGGGCAGCCTTCAGAACTTTTTTTATACAGGATGGGTGATGGAGAAGAGAAGGTTGCAAGTATTACGCTAAAAGATACTGCGGGAACTCCGACAGATGTTATAAAACTTGAGACTTTATATTCTACAACTAGGAACTTTAATGTTTCAGTAAAGCCTGATATTGCAGATGAAACCTTAACAGATGTAACTTTATATGAAGGAACTGGACAGTTATATACATTCAAGGTATCTGGAACAATACAGGAAATGGTTGAATCAATAAATAACAATGAAGAGAATCTGTGGCTTAAAGCTACTAAAATTGCAGATGGCAACGATACTTTGGCAAGCATAGTAAACCAACCACTGGAAGGTGGAAGTAATGGAACTGAAAATATAACAAATGAAAACTATGTGGATGCTATGGCAGCTTTTGAACAATACAAGATAAATGTATTTACATTGGATGGTATAGCAGATACTGCTCTCCAGACAACTGTACAGGCATGGATAGACAGAAATAAAGCTGTAGGCTATGACGTTATAGGTTGCTTCGGTGGTTTGTCAAGTACATCTATTGATGCTGCGAATACACAATCAAAGGCATTTAATAATGAATGCGTAGTAAATGTAGGTAATGGAGGTATTTATGAGGGCATAACTTATACTCCTGGTGAAAGCGCATGTTATGTAGCAGGAATAATTGCAGCCGCAACTATGAAGGAAAGTATCTGCAATAAAGAAACTATCTTTTCAGATGTATCCCCAAAACTAACCAGGGAACAGATAGAACAATGCTTAAATGCAGGTACTTTGATATTTGCAGGAGATGGTATTGCTACAAATGCCATAGTGGTTGATGATGTGAACACATTAAAATCCTATGGAGAAGACCAGAGCGAGTCTCTTGGCTACATTAGGGCTGTAAGATTCATGCACACAGTAAATGCAGATACGACTATTACAAAGAGAGACTATATAGGAAAAATTCCTAATGGGGATTTGGGGCAGAAAGTTGTTTTATCGGCTCTAAAACAGTATTTTGAAACATTGCAAGGTGATGGTGTAATAGGAGACTTTACTGTGGAGGTTGACGCTGACCTGCAGGCCAATGCAAAAGATGATGAGTTCTACTGGAAATGGGCTGCAGACTATATAAATGTAATGAAAAAGATATACGGAACTGGCTATATAAGTTAG
- a CDS encoding phage tail tube protein: protein MDDVLEPGRPIHGRFGEVLVDGTKQTYLQECTADVEIDVKELNLLGSDWTQYKAGTKKGSGNMKGFKVTSAMIKRGFKRFEIITKLDDPEAYGYESIRLKNCMATKLQLVNLKAGDLVEEETPFNFIGFDLLDAIEAE from the coding sequence ATGGATGATGTATTAGAACCAGGAAGACCGATACATGGGCGTTTTGGAGAAGTGTTAGTTGATGGTACCAAGCAAACCTATCTACAGGAATGTACAGCAGATGTGGAAATAGATGTTAAAGAACTTAATCTTTTGGGATCAGATTGGACTCAATATAAGGCAGGTACAAAAAAGGGCTCAGGCAATATGAAAGGATTTAAAGTAACCTCTGCCATGATAAAAAGAGGGTTTAAAAGGTTTGAAATAATAACTAAACTTGATGACCCGGAAGCCTATGGGTATGAATCCATAAGGTTAAAGAATTGCATGGCTACAAAGCTGCAGTTAGTAAATTTAAAAGCAGGGGACCTTGTAGAAGAGGAAACACCTTTCAATTTCATTGGTTTTGATCTTCTGGATGCAATAGAAGCTGAGTAG
- a CDS encoding phage tail assembly chaperone produces the protein MDIEKMQNMSEDDVIDALLGEIEVPTRTVVIQRLGIPIKLKALTGKQISKIRKDNTHSEKVKGSKLEKDVFDDENFNAETIEKATVSPNWNNEKLKAALKVSNGKEVIKRRLLAGEMDDLINKIFDLSGYNDEAEDIEEIKNSLEPDTDSI, from the coding sequence ATGGATATAGAAAAAATGCAAAACATGAGTGAAGATGATGTTATAGATGCTCTTTTAGGTGAAATAGAGGTACCTACAAGGACAGTTGTTATACAGAGGCTTGGAATACCAATAAAATTAAAGGCTCTAACAGGCAAGCAGATAAGTAAAATAAGAAAGGACAATACACATTCAGAAAAGGTAAAAGGCTCTAAGCTTGAAAAAGATGTATTTGATGATGAAAATTTCAATGCGGAGACAATTGAAAAGGCTACAGTGTCACCTAATTGGAATAATGAGAAACTAAAAGCTGCATTAAAAGTCAGCAATGGAAAAGAAGTTATAAAAAGGCGATTACTTGCAGGAGAAATGGATGATTTAATAAACAAGATCTTTGATTTAAGTGGATATAATGATGAAGCTGAGGATATAGAAGAGATAAAAAACTCATTAGAACCAGATACAGACTCTATTTAA
- a CDS encoding tetratricopeptide repeat protein — MLKKLLSKLAIMSIVILSVGFVGCAPKGDPAQVLNSYYDNIKNGDAEAAYDTLAEASKKNFQKEDFIKWIKTQSETYTFKGAKVDKGNEYKNKKLDNVTYENAVEFNVADSSHDNYNNKDTSVNYKRYVVNDNGEWKVYREKENGKDVLTDSMNDLAWMYIEGKGKDKDLNQGATILNEAIKISPSYNESYYALSYVYSHLERYDESISAANKYIENTKTNEEKSNAYNILGLGYEGKKDYENAKKYFNQAIQLDSNNQYAKTNLQQLEQLEQLSSVFD, encoded by the coding sequence ATGTTGAAAAAATTACTTTCTAAATTAGCAATAATGTCAATAGTAATTTTATCAGTTGGATTTGTGGGGTGTGCACCTAAAGGAGATCCTGCTCAAGTTTTGAATAGTTATTATGACAATATTAAAAATGGAGATGCAGAAGCAGCTTATGATACCTTGGCAGAGGCAAGTAAAAAGAATTTTCAAAAAGAAGATTTTATTAAATGGATTAAAACCCAAAGTGAAACTTATACTTTTAAAGGTGCAAAAGTAGATAAAGGTAATGAGTACAAAAATAAAAAATTAGATAACGTTACTTATGAAAATGCTGTTGAATTTAATGTAGCTGATAGTAGCCATGATAATTATAATAATAAGGATACGTCAGTAAATTATAAAAGATATGTTGTTAATGACAATGGTGAATGGAAAGTATATCGGGAAAAAGAAAACGGAAAAGATGTGTTAACAGATTCTATGAACGATTTAGCTTGGATGTATATTGAAGGGAAAGGAAAAGATAAAGACTTGAATCAAGGAGCAACAATCCTAAATGAAGCGATTAAAATATCTCCTAGTTATAATGAAAGTTATTATGCTTTATCATATGTTTATTCACATTTAGAAAGATATGATGAATCAATTAGTGCTGCAAATAAATATATAGAAAATACTAAAACTAATGAAGAAAAATCAAATGCATATAATATATTGGGGTTAGGCTATGAAGGTAAAAAAGATTATGAAAATGCCAAGAAGTATTTTAATCAAGCTATACAATTAGATTCTAACAATCAATATGCTAAGACTAATTTACAGCAATTAGAACAGTTGGAACAGCTAAGTAGTGTATTTGATTAA
- a CDS encoding Rha family transcriptional regulator, giving the protein MKELIDLGLFTKREKVLVSSRIIAENFDKRHDQVLRDIENIIKGLHKIEETPIRNYFIKSSYLHKQNNQKYPEYIMTRDGFSLLVMGFTGQKALQWKLKYIEAFNKMEAFIKEKLSSEWLQTRKNGKLVRRNETDSLDELLKYAINQGSKTYEKNPDLIFTNYSRLVNTQVGIKKGQREYATRKVLDTIAFIEDMILNTVREEMENGTEYHDIYAICKERAEQIVKYAYLPMQRLIA; this is encoded by the coding sequence ATGAAAGAATTAATAGATTTAGGGTTATTTACAAAGAGAGAAAAAGTATTAGTAAGCAGTAGAATTATTGCCGAAAATTTTGATAAAAGGCACGATCAGGTATTGAGAGATATTGAAAATATTATTAAGGGTCTCCACAAAATTGAGGAAACCCCTATAAGGAATTATTTTATAAAAAGTAGTTATTTGCATAAGCAAAATAATCAGAAATACCCAGAATATATTATGACACGTGATGGATTTAGCTTGCTTGTTATGGGATTTACAGGACAAAAAGCCTTACAGTGGAAATTAAAATATATAGAAGCTTTTAATAAAATGGAAGCCTTTATTAAAGAAAAGTTATCCAGTGAATGGCTCCAAACAAGAAAGAATGGAAAGCTTGTAAGAAGAAATGAGACAGATTCTTTAGATGAATTATTAAAATATGCAATTAATCAAGGTAGCAAAACATATGAAAAGAATCCAGATTTAATATTTACTAATTATTCAAGGTTGGTAAATACCCAAGTAGGTATTAAAAAAGGACAAAGAGAATATGCAACCAGAAAGGTATTAGACACTATAGCGTTTATAGAAGATATGATATTGAATACAGTAAGAGAAGAAATGGAAAATGGTACAGAATACCATGATATTTATGCTATATGCAAAGAAAGAGCAGAGCAAATAGTTAAATATGCTTACTTACCAATGCAGAGATTGATAGCTTAA
- a CDS encoding helix-turn-helix transcriptional regulator, which produces MQIGSKIRELRKHKNLTQKDLGNKVGLSEQAISQYERDERQPNLEILNKIAKALETTITELISNNKLHRYNDEKNYSTLYMDKNTLEDAISELKQARIKNGISLKKISSLLNIDCNLLKNIENEHIPNAEITINYTSLLDDLIELRKSLISSLIDYGIFNDYSEIDLSVLLKLDNGQYSTFISRIQRYIKFVLDEIKED; this is translated from the coding sequence TTGCAAATAGGTTCAAAAATACGTGAATTAAGAAAACATAAAAATTTAACCCAAAAAGACCTTGGCAATAAAGTTGGCTTATCAGAGCAAGCTATATCTCAATATGAAAGAGACGAAAGACAGCCTAACCTAGAAATTTTAAATAAAATAGCTAAAGCCCTTGAAACAACTATAACTGAATTAATATCAAATAATAAATTACATAGATATAATGATGAAAAAAATTATAGTACACTCTACATGGATAAAAATACTCTTGAAGACGCAATTTCAGAACTGAAACAAGCCAGAATCAAAAACGGTATAAGCTTAAAAAAGATTTCTAGCTTATTAAATATTGACTGCAATTTATTAAAAAATATTGAGAATGAACATATCCCTAATGCTGAAATTACTATTAATTATACTAGCTTGCTAGATGATTTAATTGAATTAAGAAAGTCTCTTATTTCTTCGCTCATTGATTATGGAATATTTAATGATTACAGTGAAATAGATTTATCCGTTCTACTAAAATTAGATAATGGACAGTATTCTACCTTTATTTCAAGGATTCAGCGTTATATTAAATTTGTTCTTGATGAAATCAAAGAAGATTAA
- a CDS encoding helix-turn-helix domain-containing protein gives MLKINCNKFLLALAKSGMTTTELKIKSGVGRNTISKVMNNEANVRPTIAGRLAKALDVDVEEIVYIKEN, from the coding sequence ATGTTAAAAATTAATTGTAATAAATTTTTATTGGCTCTTGCAAAGTCAGGAATGACAACCACAGAACTTAAAATTAAATCAGGGGTAGGTAGAAATACAATATCAAAAGTTATGAATAATGAAGCAAATGTTAGACCCACAATAGCAGGAAGACTGGCAAAAGCTTTAGATGTTGATGTAGAAGAAATTGTTTATATTAAGGAAAACTAA
- a CDS encoding BRO-N domain-containing protein gives MNNLVRFFQNDIFNLAVKLENGEWVFDAERVARCLGIIGVSTKSGGKEYSWIRWERVNEYLGGFQPQLGEIKKGDFIPEPAVYKLAFKASNEIAEKFQDWLAIDVLPQLRETGKYEDNNVINLDEKLEKLKMEQLQLEFTMNRLKVSKASEVKMIKDFNISQGLSVAYLPEYVDEEIGRSATELLKKFNLPHTIRKFNKIMIENRFMEERTTKSTNKQGYKGYKVLIGQGLKYGKNVISSRGTEKETQPLYFESSFLELVELLSSLQGVM, from the coding sequence ATGAATAATTTAGTAAGATTTTTTCAGAATGACATATTTAATCTGGCCGTAAAGTTGGAAAATGGAGAATGGGTATTTGATGCCGAAAGAGTTGCTAGGTGCTTAGGAATTATAGGAGTTTCCACCAAAAGTGGTGGAAAAGAATATTCATGGATTAGATGGGAAAGAGTTAATGAATATTTAGGAGGTTTTCAACCACAATTGGGCGAAATTAAAAAAGGAGATTTTATTCCAGAACCGGCAGTATATAAACTAGCATTTAAGGCAAGTAATGAAATAGCAGAAAAGTTCCAAGATTGGCTTGCAATTGATGTATTACCACAGTTAAGAGAAACAGGTAAATATGAAGATAACAATGTAATAAACCTTGATGAAAAGTTAGAAAAACTAAAAATGGAGCAGTTACAGCTGGAATTTACTATGAACAGGCTGAAAGTAAGTAAGGCTAGTGAAGTTAAGATGATAAAAGATTTTAATATCTCACAAGGCTTAAGTGTTGCATATCTCCCTGAATATGTGGATGAAGAGATCGGAAGGTCTGCTACAGAATTATTGAAAAAGTTTAATTTGCCCCATACAATAAGAAAATTTAATAAAATTATGATAGAAAATAGGTTTATGGAAGAAAGAACCACAAAATCAACTAACAAACAGGGGTACAAAGGATATAAGGTATTAATTGGACAAGGATTGAAATATGGTAAAAATGTTATTTCTTCCAGAGGAACAGAAAAGGAAACCCAACCTCTGTATTTTGAAAGTTCATTCTTAGAACTTGTGGAGCTATTAAGTTCTTTACAGGGGGTAATGTGA
- a CDS encoding BRO-N domain-containing protein — protein sequence MSANLMLFEEQQVEVFELNGMAYFNPYHVGKCLEMADSTVRNYLSKMNNNQVRLLKNSDVHLKDIRKLNNAGEKFLTESGVYKLAFKSHKPNAEKFSDWVADEVLPSIRKTGFYSTEKAEQPKIEAPRNLVKKFYNGNLVMVLKDLERILNVPAGNLSYYLRNNSSFKRGIDYFLLEGKELKRFKEYNNVSPFIGNLIIMPKQGVDKLVKLLVLREEDIQEIENYFKTETQETHNNMPILEQLQVCKFIADDFKINEAIKMSIYKMICEKNGIGSEIIDMIKSDEDDVEEFAKKLLELLRHYLKTYTVDEVVSIKKKCISRNDFKFLPTEGKEIIVGFLILHLKF from the coding sequence ATGAGTGCTAATTTAATGTTGTTTGAAGAACAACAAGTAGAAGTTTTTGAACTTAATGGCATGGCTTATTTTAATCCATATCATGTGGGGAAATGTTTGGAAATGGCAGATAGCACGGTTAGAAATTATTTATCTAAAATGAATAATAATCAAGTTAGATTGTTAAAGAATTCGGATGTCCACTTAAAGGACATCCGAAAGTTAAATAATGCAGGTGAAAAGTTTCTCACTGAAAGTGGAGTATATAAATTGGCATTTAAAAGTCATAAACCTAATGCAGAAAAGTTTTCAGATTGGGTAGCTGATGAGGTTTTACCATCCATAAGAAAAACAGGCTTCTACTCAACAGAGAAAGCAGAGCAACCCAAAATTGAAGCTCCACGCAACCTAGTTAAAAAGTTTTACAATGGCAATCTTGTTATGGTACTTAAAGATTTGGAGAGAATTCTAAATGTTCCGGCTGGCAATTTGAGTTATTACCTTAGAAATAATAGTAGTTTTAAAAGAGGGATAGATTACTTTTTATTGGAAGGTAAAGAACTTAAAAGATTTAAAGAGTATAATAATGTTTCTCCGTTTATAGGTAATTTAATCATTATGCCTAAGCAGGGTGTTGATAAGTTAGTAAAATTATTGGTTCTCAGGGAGGAAGATATACAAGAAATTGAGAACTATTTCAAGACAGAAACTCAAGAAACACATAATAATATGCCAATCCTGGAACAACTGCAGGTTTGTAAATTTATTGCTGATGATTTTAAAATAAATGAAGCTATAAAGATGTCCATATATAAAATGATTTGTGAAAAGAATGGAATTGGTTCAGAAATTATAGATATGATAAAGTCTGATGAAGATGATGTTGAAGAATTTGCAAAGAAATTATTAGAGCTTTTAAGACATTATTTAAAAACTTACACAGTAGATGAAGTGGTATCCATAAAGAAAAAGTGTATTTCAAGAAATGACTTTAAATTTCTACCCACAGAAGGGAAAGAAATTATTGTAGGCTTTTTAATATTACACTTAAAATTTTAA